In Nymphaea colorata isolate Beijing-Zhang1983 chromosome 10, ASM883128v2, whole genome shotgun sequence, the genomic stretch GATTCCCAACATGCTAATTAGCTGAAGTATATGGACATAAttgtaagaaaagaaagatcagCAGTACTGTTATGCAGAAACCATGACAGAGGGAAAAAGAGTTGTAGCTGAGTGTGAGAAGCCATACTTCGTCGCCATAGAATTCAGCAGCTAATTGGACGAGGTTGGTCATGTGTTTCAGGTAAGCAATTGGACTCAGGAGTGCAGCGGCATTCACTTTGTCCACCAACTTATGCTGCGAGAAGGCCGTCAGAGCAGTCAGAGTTCCCTGCAGAAAAGCAGAGCAGGCCCCATGTTTTTAGATGAAGCAATATGTCGACATCTTTGGCTGTTATTAGCAAgtatgatcttgttcttcacaCATCTGTGAGATCTTCATGCCTTTAAAACCTACAGAAAAACATATGTTCTTTCTCGATGTATCAGATTTTGGAAGAGTTCAAATGCCTCCTTCAAAACTCTGTTTGTcttgtaaaaattttatagATACGTGAGAAAAACATGATCTTTTTGGCTCATGGCATAGATTGAGATCACGTTCGTGCAGtctatttttcaaaaagcatATTCATGGACCCGAAAAATAGAAATCGATCCGGTGTGTGTAGCATTCGCTGTAGAAGTTTGTCAACCACTAATGAATGGCTAGGTATCAACTGTCAAGCCTCGATTTTCCTACTTACCAAAGAATGGGCGATGTAGTTCACTTTTTGGCCAGTGAGATTGTGAACGAAGTTGACGTTAGCAGTGAGATCAAACTTTGCCAATTCCACCCACGTCCATCCCCAGTAGGCCTGCCAACTGAATGAACTCTTTCAGCAAGATGAGTATAACAGCACAAATCAGCCGGTTAAAGAAAGAACTCGTACTATTTTCCTTGTGAAAATCTAAACCAGAACATTTGCCATCAGAAAAAGTCATAAAATGCGTACAAGATAAGCATCACAGTAAAAATATGCAAACAAATTGCGTCAATGAAATATCGCAGTCAATTTCCCATTCTAATATCCGGGTAGAAAAACCTCAAAATATCATGTAATTTTCTTGCTATTGAAATTGAATACAAAATTGTTGCAATAAGATCTTGACatatttggagagagagagagccgataaaatgagaatatgagagagagaccGCATCCACATTAGCATCGAGCAACTTGTGGCCTCTGCTGGACTTTGTTCCTCGCGTATTAGATATCCATACATCGAACCCTTCATCGGCCAAGGCGTACGCCAAGCCCTCGCCGGGAGGGCTCACCACCCATGTGAACCCATCCTGCAGCACCAACCAACCCACCTCAATATCATTAACAGCGCACCAAACTGATCGGAACTTGAATATCAATATAGAACAACATCAACCACGTCAGAGATAGATCTCACCATGAGAATACCATGTTGAAGCAAGATCGGTTTCTTGGGTATGTGCTCGTTAGCAGCACCGACACATTGTCTGCCTCTAGGAATTCTCTGCAGCCCAAGGATGTAACCATCCTCTGTGGTTACCTGCATGAACATCACAGGGAACTGATCATCAGCTTAGATAcagattcaaaaggaaaaataatctCCGGTGGTGTtccatcaaacggggtgaaattatCACCTTTAGGCATTGACAGACATTGGATCATGCacataaaacaaaaagattgagaaagatATAATACATTGAACTCTTGGCAGTCGTAGCCATATGATTGTGCCGTAATGCAGACATGAGTGATGGAGTGCACTGGGCTGGCTGTGAGCAAGAGGCCGATGAGGGCTAACGGTAGTAGGGACCTCATGCATGTGCTCCCTGTCATCGAGGGTCGTCTCCTTGTTCTTGAAAAACAAACAGGTGCAAAATGGTGACCAAAACTGCCAATTTATAGAGCTCCATGTGGCCCGTTAAGCCAGAATGCTATCACCATTATAACTAAGTTGCTGTTACAATTATGCTTAACTTTCTCTTTGAGCCATGAAAGGAAACAGTTTCCAAGTTCCGCCAGCCACATTAAAGATATGGCCATTTATTGCGGGTGTTAATACACCACTAATTAAACGCttctttttatgtcatttaagtctctctctctctctctctctctctctctcgctttcttgcacatgcacacacacacacaaaagataTAATAATTCTGTAACGCTGGAAAGAATGGCGGTGGCCCGTTGAAATAATGATGTAAATGAATATATAGCTACCGAAACAGCCTCTGGATTCAGAAATAACGGTacaaaatccaaaaccaaattcagTTTTTTACATGCAAAAAAAGTGATATCCATCACCTTTAGGTAATTAAAGGAATGCTATATATACCAAAGTCATATTTGATTACAGGTCCAATTTGGATAGTCTCATCAGCTAACCTGAACTGTTTGATCATTTGGATTCTGATTTCACCATGTCTGATGGTTTGACATCGCTGCTGGAAGAATAATGCATATGACattgaagataaaaaaattagatgCATATATGCATAGCTCGCGGAAGTATGTTTATCTTTGGATAAAGTACACACCTCGCAGGGTTATGGCTCGAGTGAGTTCCGACCTTTCACCTGAGCTCCATTTCTAGAATATGTTTACCCAAATGCGGGCGTTGGTCATGTTTAACTCATCATTGGATCAAGTTACATATCAAAGTTGTGAGTATGGAAAAATGTTTACCAGAGGGACTGTTTAGCAATAAGAATatgtgagtgttttatgaatctatttcaaaactgaggtagattcatgagacacttgCTTCCATTTTCGGGCGTGTTTTTCGCCTTTACTTGCACAAAAAAAGCTGTCTTATGAGACGTTTTTTTTAACGCCACTTTCTCAAGGAAACTATCAATCAAGGTCTAGAGTGGATTTCTCTTTAAccttaaaagcaaaaaagaaaaagaaaaaaaaaaaaaacaattgcaaTAAGAATGTAACATAGTGATAAAAGGCGATATCTAATGAAAATTCACTTAAATTCGCCCCAGAAAAGAAATTCTGCCTTATGCAGGAGCTGAAATCATTCGTAGTAGTACCACGGCATGTAAGGTTGCAAATAAGTTGGATCTGGTATGAGGCCTTGTCATTAATTTAGAAATCATGCTGAATCCAGAGACTTATTGACATGTTGTGgtcattttgaaatttgtgtAACAATAGAACTAGATTAGTGTTCCACGAATCTGCTTCAATATTTGGGACAGATTTATTAGGCACCTCTGAATGTTCTTGCTACCAAACAGCCCCATAGGGTCgtaatttgtttgaaattggTATGGAATTTGGGCACTTCAATTGGCCTCAAAAAACTGCCCAGATGGATCTTGCTCGTTGCATCTGTTCATCCCACATGGCCTGTCAAAGCTATATTTCTGTTTCTCAACTTCTATTAATCTCCAGAAAGAATGTAGAATCTAACATAAAGGAAGTCTAGAACTCGAGCCAAGCCGGTGCCTAATCCTCATCTCTTGACTCGACATACTTCCTTCTATTAATGACAAGTTGATTGACAATTGGCAACCAGAACTTGTAATTTATACAGTTCGATCTTGTCACTAAATCACAATTCTATGTGTCATTGTTtgctatggaaaggaaaaatgttaCTTGGCATATAAATTTTTTGCTAATTTGACTATGGATTTGTCATATATTAAAAAGCTCGATGTCAATCCAGGAAACCAATTATATCGACGAGGAAGAAAAATTCGCCATGTCTGATGCAGATTGCAGATTCCTTCAAGTCCTTACACATAAGCAGGTCACTGTTTGTCTTAGCAGGACTAGACAAATATAATGAATACCAACATTATTATCCTATCCATCCTTTTGCTTTTCTGATCAGAATAATTGAATTGGCGTCATacatttctctttttgttttctggatGAAGAGAAAGTCACCAATCTTTTGATGCTGTCGGATCTGTCAAGCTGGGAAAAATTCAAGTGTATAGTATTCTACTGTAACTGGATTTGGGTGTAAAGCTAAGCGCCCTTGAACACCCTTACCCTTCCATGCTCGTTTCTGCCATTGGCTTgacaatcttttctttttcatgagtCACAAGCATAGTGAACAAGCATCAGGGTGCAATATAATTTCTCAAATTCTCAGCTATTATTTTAAAGTGACTAGCAATACAAACGTAATCATGTTCCAAAACTTGTAACATGCATTCTTCGATTGGTCTGTTCGTACTTGCAGATTTATGAGAGTTTACAATTTATTAAAgctagaaagaaagagaaaggttCTCATATTAGATATCCTAGCGAAATCCAACTCACagattgaaagttgaaacaaaatgatcatCTTGGAGCTGCTTTTGatttctaaaacatattttactCGAAATTTCTGCAACTGCATTCCACTTACTTGTACACAGCAAACTTTTTTGTTATGAGTAAGGAATCAGGAAAAAAAGCTTTAAACGATCTCCAAATTGAGGTAATAGATAATTGAGCTAATCGGAGTATTGGAAGCATGACAGGTCTCAGCAGCTTCCGGCCACGGGGCGAGGCCTTATGTGACGGGTATCCAATGAAGGCTGATCTTTTGGTCCAATTCTATACAAGATCTAAAACATATAGACGGACAGATTGGAGGGTAGATATGCGTCGCCAATCATATTTCCATGGAGAATTAATGGTTCCCGACAGGAGTTGTATTTTAATTGAATAATGCCAAATTTAGCGACGTACAAAAttcaaaggaaacaaaatttctttcatattctTGATCTGTTTGCTTCCATGGCGAAAAATTCTGGGGATCTACCTGTGATGCTTTGGTTAGAGAAAAGGGTAGCATCACAACCCCATTTAAGGAGCATCACTTTCAGCTACAGTAATTTTGGGTGTTACTCGCTTAATCTTTTACCACCACTTGGCCACTGTCCTTGGCTTAATTAAACTACCAGTGATGAAAAGATCAGTAAAGCAAGGAGTACTAGGACCCACTCCAAGGCGACAGGGATTAGTGGGTTTGATGTGTTACCAGAGGTCGATCCCGCCATTAAAACAGCCAGATAAAGATCTTGGTCACCTGATTCGGATTACAGGCATTAACTAGACAGGGAATTTGAGATCTTTACGATTTGTTTCCTCATAGTGAAGAAAGGGAGTTTTTTAAAGAGTGACAGGCTTACTGATAGTCTATTCTGGTTGCATCCTGGCATAAAAGCTTAGTTACGCCTCTTTCATCCATCAGAAAAGTCTTCTCATTGCTTAAGAAAGGAGGCACACCATGGCATTGAACTCAAAGCTTCCTTCAACTTACAGAGGCCCCAAACAAGCTCATCTAGCCAAGTTTGCCACCTCTGAACGGCCCAACTCTTGAAGCTTATCTCAGAAGTTTGCTTCTGTATTGAGACACAACCCTCATTCTCTCTTATAAAACCAGTCTGACTTGAATCTGTATCGTGTATGTGTAGCTGCCAAATGAACcttaaaagaacaagaaaagaaggaaaatcttGGAACTAAATGAGGAGATTAAATATCCGGCGCAGTCCCAAGTTGGCAATATTAAAGGAAGAAAAGCAACAATGGCTGAGCTcatgttctaattttttttgtcttcccttCCACATAAAACTAATGCTTACAGTCATCTACATCGATTTGTCGTGAAAGTGCATCCTTTCAAGCATCTAGAAGGATACACAGGCCTTTCTAAGTAGATGATACGTAGCCACCACAACCTCTGCTTACCTAGATAAGCTTATTAAAATGCAGCCACAAGAATTTCTCCCCCCTCACCAACTTCTAACATCAAGATCaaataacattatatatatatatatatatatatatttggatcgGCGGAGGAGAAGAAATTGGCTTGAAGCGATGGCTGCCATGATGGTGCGTACAAGTGAAAATAGATGTATAAGCAACCACACTTATacttaataataaaataaaaaatgaacttgttCACTGCACGCTGTGATTCTGATAGAGATACAATTCATACTTATTTGGCAAAGTTACGAACTTATCTTCTTATTAAAGATAATAAAAGTTAACCCTTCTATTTGATATGGATCTCCTAAGTAATTATATGGTTTGCAAGGTGAATTTTCTAGGACATCATATTGATGCACTTGCAACTATGTGCCAGACACTGGCCCAATGTAGACCAAAAACAGGGTTGGGGGACCTCCCAAAGAATGGCCAAAGAGAAGAAGCCACGGCCATTTGGATTGAGCAAGGGTTGGCACCATGCCAATCGAATCGGCAACTAGCTACCTATCAGCCATTAGCTCGAACCAGTACGTGAAACTGGGGTGAACATGAGtcaagtcgagcccgagttcagtcagctcgagggAAGCAGctccagctcgactcgacacttacgtgttgagctcgaaaaactcatttgaataaaattgatattcattgttaagtgttgagctcgagcccaACTCGATTAACGTTCTataaactcgtaaactcgtttgaatatatcaacttgattaaggctcgacaaacttgatgAAAGGCTCAAGTTCGACTTGGCAGTTaagtgttgagctcgaactcaactcgattatttgaacgagttgactcatgaactcgagcttggctcattaagcaaatgactcggttCGAACTCGTTAACGAGCCGAACTTTaactagtcgagctcgagtagctcgactcttTGTTCCACCCTAGGCGAAACCCCTCAGGGGCTGACCAAAGCGATAGACTGTCGTAGGAAAATTTTACTTCTTAGTACAGAAATTTTaggaaaatattaatatttctCTCTAAGCTTTCCTATAGCTTGTTCTCCAATATTTTTGCGCACAGCTGTCTAGTCTTAACCAACATGTCAGTCTctcctcaccaaacaaataaataaatgaaaagtatTTAAATCACTCACCTACTGATtgatgaataaagaaaagcataTGGCATCGTGGCCAGTCGGACTAATTAAGGCCAACGTCAGCCCATGAGAACGGATCTTGTGCAATGTAATTGTATATTTGTATACAGACATAAACTAGCTGTGGTTTTGAAACTGAATCTTTTATGAATTCTTCAGTGTGGATATGTGATTTTTTTGGTTTAGAATGAAATGGATTTATCCGGACATACGAATAGGATCCCATGTCGATGGagaattcaaaattcttttaaaatcttttactATATATCATGGTCGTACATGTAcgtatatatttttaaaagaattgaCTTGTAAGATATAATTGCACCAACTATGTTGTATAAGCCAACAATTCGTCTCTGCTCTTCCTGCCAGACTTGCAGGCACATGGGCTCGAGCTCGGTTAGGTTTGACGATGAGGTAGACTCTGCTTGCTGCAGATACACTGGCCCcaccttcctctttctcttggAGTGAGGCTAAAGCAAAAGAATCTGAGATGGGGACGCTTCTCTTACTCCTCTTTATcttgaaaaagtgaaactttGTAAAATTGAAATCAACCGGCCAATGtctgatgagttttttttttttttttttaacaaatctGTAAACTGTCACAAATAGTGTATTCCATTGTTATAAACCATGATTATAAAAAAGTAAGTACCTAATTCGATTTTCATGAAAGTTATATTTCTATCCCTAAGTGTTGTGATATAGTACCTAAGTTAAAGGGTGCACTGCTGTTATCGTTGACATTGACGCAGCCCAAAACCCCGGAGATAAAGAGGAATTGCAGGGAGGAGTCCTTGGACCACGATCAGTAGATTGTTAACCTCATGTTCACCCAACCTTATGTTGTCCTTAAGTTATCAGGTGAGCGGTAATCAAACTAGCGACTGACATTTTACCAGCCCCACGACAATGACAAATTGCTCTATAACAAGCCCAGTTAAGTGGGTTTTGTAGTGGTATGACATTCATATAGCTGGAGTTAGGAACCCTAAGCtagtccattttttttttatcaccgtcgaggttttaaaattttaaaatcattatttCTTTTGATTGCCGGCATCTTTCTCAGAATATACTTAAATGTCGGTCCCATCTTGATTCTTatttagccaaaaaaaaaaaaaaaaacattttgctaATGTTTAGAAAAGCTCATGCTTTGGCTAATCACAAAAGTGGACTCGTATCTGTGAACTTTTTGATAGTGCTTTTGCTGATAATTGTCCGTTGAATAAGAGGTTCCCCCAATGGGAGGTTGGCTTAATGGGAGCGCGTCACAGTTCAACTCTTTTTAAGTATTATATTCTTAAACACAAAGAAAGTATATAGCATTAGTTGGCCTCAAAGTTCTACCATGCGTGTTttcaaataaaggaaaaaggaaaaccacgTAATAAAAGTTAATTTGTCGTAGCCACACTTCTTTAAATTTCAATTAAATGAGTAAGATATTGTAAATGAGATTCCCTCCTAGATAAtttgaaagtttataaaatttcacGTGAGTAAATATATGGTGAGGACAAGAAGTGAAGAGCGTTGACGTGAAATTTCTTTTGAAGGCATATTTGATCAAAATTGGAACTTTTGCAAACCCAATTTTGATCATCATGCAAGCAatgtaatatatatttcaaagcCAAACAATGTTTTGCCATCAAAATCACATACATTTAAGGGCGGTTTGACAGCAGTaacattttgttgttattatttcatgaatcaACTAGGACAACGAATGAACTTATCATAATCAGTTTTTGAAGTAAATTTATGGAATAGTTCCAAACTATTTGAGTTGACAGACGGCAAATGTTGATTCTTTTGTAAGAAAGGTGTATTGTCTTCGTAATGCAACCTAGATTTCTCACCAAACTGACAATTGGTCTTCGTCCGTGGGGATAATTTGTCAAGGCAAAATAAACATCAGATTACTACTCGGATTGGATAGCTGTCAATTTGGGCGAAGCTTGTCCTACAAATTTCAAACACATACGACGTATCAATGAGGATCGAAGTGAAAGTTTAACCTCGAGATAAAAAGTCAGTCAGAAAAGGAGGAGGATATCATATGTCGTGGTCAATCCCCACCAATGGGTGGATCCAACCAAGAGTGGGAGTCGACGATGGGGGTGGGGGGAAGTGGCCGGTGGGACCCGCGCCCCTCCAAACCCCTCTTCCATGTGACCCTGACCTCCCTGGGCCCCACGGCCCGCCTGTCGCGGGCCCCACCTGCCAACCCACTCCTTGGGCCCACTCCAGCCTTCTACCACACCGCAATCACCTTCGCGCCCTGACGGTTGCCATAATTTACAAAGGTGCCATGCAAGCCCACGTGATCGCCACGTGAGCGTCCGATTGACGTCGGTAACTGTCTGCCGTCAAAAAGGACGGCTGCTCCGTCCCTCTCCCTCAGCGAAACGGTCCTTCTCCGATGTCGACGCTGCCGGCGACGCGACGCCCTGGTGGCCCTCCCTCCCCTCGCTTTCTTTCACGTCGAGTGGGATGTAATCCTCCAGGTTTACAGAAATATTATCACCTCGATCCGATGTCTAGTTCTAAATAAAAGTTTTGATATCCGCATTGAAGAACCTTTTAAAAAGAAGGTATTATCATATAGAACATACTATCATATATGAAAAATCCAGCAGCACTTTCGCATGGTACAGTAAAGCAGTAAAGAGAACTTGTTGCATcacaaaatacacaaatgtATTCCCTCAAGCTTAAGACCATTTACATAGTGCCTAAGCAGTTGAACCACCAACAAGTTGTATTATATTGTTATGATTCGATAGgctctttatatatacatatatatataaaagttctAGGTTTCGTGGGCATGGAATTCATAAAGAATGTCTATTGTTTTCATTTGTGCGTCTGGTACTAGGTTATGGTGGAAAAGCAGTGGGGTAAAGTGAGACACAATTTTGTACggtcttaaaattttttttttaatgcaaatggACCGTTGGAAAACTTTTGAGTCACTCTCTCTTGAGTACTATTTTGATGTGAAGTATTCAAATGTGaagttgttatttttttttattctgtaCGTGCCGCGAGATATTCGGTGGTAAAATTTGGAAGgtcaaaacttaaaaactttAGAGAGCAGGCACAGCTTCTATTAAGAATTCGAAGGACCAACATCGTC encodes the following:
- the LOC116262986 gene encoding triacylglycerol lipase 2-like; this translates as MTGSTCMRSLLPLALIGLLLTASPVHSITHVCITAQSYGYDCQEFNVTTEDGYILGLQRIPRGRQCVGAANEHIPKKPILLQHGILMDGFTWVVSPPGEGLAYALADEGFDVWISNTRGTKSSRGHKLLDANVDAAYWGWTWVELAKFDLTANVNFVHNLTGQKVNYIAHSLGTLTALTAFSQHKLVDKVNAAALLSPIAYLKHMTNLVQLAAEFYGDELISMLGIPEFIPQSAAVDALLRTICLFPGLSCRDLVSVITGNNCCINPSILDLFLKYEPQSTSTKNIMHLAQMVRSGKLSMYDYGNGSANLKNYGVVEPPAYNLSNIPADLPLFLGYGGMDAISDVEDVERLIDELKLFHQEGKLTCQLFEDYAHADFVMATDAKERLHRPLIEFFNSNEHSN